The Mangifera indica cultivar Alphonso unplaced genomic scaffold, CATAS_Mindica_2.1 Un_0017, whole genome shotgun sequence genome has a window encoding:
- the LOC123205834 gene encoding probable small nuclear ribonucleoprotein G, which translates to MSRSGQPPDLKKYMDKKLQIKLNANRMIVGTLRGFDQFMNLVVDNTVEVNGNEKIDIGMVVIRGNSVVTVEALEPVSRAQ; encoded by the exons ATGAGCAGATCAGGCCAGCCTCCAGATTTGAAGAA GTACATGGACAAGAAGCTTCAGA TCAAGCTGAATGCTAACCGGATGATTGTTGGTACACTTCGTGGGTTTGATCAGTTTATGAATCTTGTGGTTGACAACACAGTGGAGGTGAATGGCAATGAGAAAATTGATATAGGGATGGTG GTTATCAGAGGAAACAGTGTTGTCACCGTTGAAGCTCTTGAACCTGTAAGCAGAGCACAGTGA